The proteins below are encoded in one region of Dioscorea cayenensis subsp. rotundata cultivar TDr96_F1 chromosome 18, TDr96_F1_v2_PseudoChromosome.rev07_lg8_w22 25.fasta, whole genome shotgun sequence:
- the LOC120282794 gene encoding uncharacterized protein LOC120282794 gives MIDKIKTLCSRCKTYKLSSTAKSILIRSSILSIPTYVLSAYPIPDSVLQEISKLVRDLFWFKGGNGKGIHAVNWSCITDKKSEGGLGHRNLAHAKVSLMAKNVFKYLNLDNIYWVNIARLKYGRLNFWTDSISGNCSLIFRGICRTTKILNQNLWIKNFNPTQTSFLLNPWLFEIPLAFKPTFLIVDIDLNAIGFSELIDNGLWSHSKLVLVFGNLLGSLIPSLCDPDYISNNFWVWHPQSSNEKISSVVSHHLNHNPGLSNEWLGWSKLCKLHVAARVKHFIWLVLHGKISTSDFLNSINIGPETL, from the coding sequence ATGATTGATAAAATCAAGACTCTGTGTTCCCGTTGCAAAACTTATAAACTATCATCGACTGCCAAATCAATTCTTATAAGATCTTCTATTCTTTCCATCCCTACCTATGTTCTCTCTGCCTACCCTATTCCTGACTCGGTCCTACAGGAAATCTCTAAGCTAGTCAGGGATCTCTTTTGGTTTAAAgggggcaatggaaagggcatccatgcagTGAATTGGAGTTGTATCACAGATAAAAAATCTGAGGGGGGATTAGGTCACCGCAATCTTGCTCATGCAAAGGTCTCACTTATGGCTAAAAATGTATTCAAATATCTTAACTTGGATAATATTTATTGGGTTAACATTGCTCGCCTAAAGTATGGGCGCTTAAACTTCTGGACAGACAGTATCTCTGGTAACTGTTCCTTGATTTTTAGAGGTATATGCCGAACGAccaaaattttgaatcaaaacctctGGATTAAGAATTTCAATCCCACTCAGACTTCCTTTTTGTTGAATCCTTGGCTGTTTGAAATACCCCTTGCATTTAAACCTACTTTTTTGATTGTGGATATTGATCTTAATGCTATTGGTTTCTCTGAGCTTATTGATAATGGTCTTTGGAGTCATAGCAAACTTGTTTTAGTCTTTGGTAATCTACTTGGCTCTTTGATTCCGAGCCTTTGTGATCCTGATTATATTAGCAACAACTTCTGGGTTTGGCATCCACAATCATCTAATGAGAAAATTTCCTCAGTTGTTTCTCATCACTTAAATCACAATCCTGGTTTGAGCAATGAATGGCTTGGTTGGTCCAAACTGTGCAAGCTTCATGTAGCTGCAAGGGTTAAACACTTTATCTGGCTTGTCTTGCATGGTAAAATCTCTACTTCTGATTTTCTTAATAGCATCAACATTGGTCCTGAAACTCTCTGA
- the LOC120282795 gene encoding uncharacterized protein LOC120282795: protein MEKSTLPAYQPKLPYPVKVKKDQQDEQYKRFLDMFKTLHINDQFVEALAEMLRYAKFLKELLMDKRKLEELPSVTLSKECSALITSNLPKKENDPGGFIVPCTILELVDEKALADIGERINLMPFKIFQKFGLGELKPTTMTPQLANRSIRMEIFLKDELFEILEDEPFDDEVGEEVMEESHYLVLVAIEVSAPPKPLKEKTYGAKK, encoded by the exons ATGGAAAAGAGTACACTGCCAGCTTATCAACCAAAACTCCCTTACCCTGTGAAGGTGAAGAAGGATCAACAGGATGAGCAGTACAAGAGATTCCtcgatatgttcaagaccctaCACATTAATGACCAATTTGTAGAAGCTCTTGCTGAAATGCTGAGGTATGCTAAATTTTTGAAGGAATTGCTCATGGACAAGAGGAAACTAGAGGAATTGCCTTCAGTGACACTTAGCAAAGAGTGTTCGGCATTGATCACTAGTAATCTCCCCAAGAAGGAGAATGACCCTGGGGGATTCATTGTTCCTTGCACAATACTAGAGTTAGTAGATGAGAAAGCTCTAGCTGATATTGGTGAAAGAATCAACCTCATGCCCTTCAAAATCTTCCAAAAGTTTGGGCTTGGAGAACTGAAACCCACCACAATGACTCCACAACTAGCAAATAGGTCTATCAG GATG GAGATCTTCCTAAAGGATGAGCTCTTTGAGATATTAGAGGATGAACCTTTTGATGATGAAGTTGGGGAGGAAGTGATGGAAGAATCTCACTATCTAGTTTTGGTGGCCATCGAAGTTTCTGCACCACCGAAGCCACTGAAGGAAAAAA